From a region of the Salminus brasiliensis chromosome 4, fSalBra1.hap2, whole genome shotgun sequence genome:
- the rtf1 gene encoding RNA polymerase-associated protein RTF1 homolog translates to MVNVKKRKGRVVIDSDSEDSASDDNLDQELLTLAKRKRVDSEEQEEPVSKPTASTDSETSDSGDEWTVGGTKAKKKVKPGKGAEKKNATKKRVNKAASSGSSDGDSSAESSAPEEGEVSDSESNSSSSSSDSDSSSEDEVFRDGYGDDLMGDEEDRARLEQMTEKEREQELFNRIEKREVLKRRFEIKQKLKTAKKKEKEEKKKKQEEEQEKKKQSQVTDTQVVMSHNKERRSKRDEKLDKKSQAMEELKAEREKKKNRTAELLAKRQPLKTSEVYSDDEEEEEEDDDKSSVKSDRSSRSSSFDEEEEKEEAPPKSQPVSLPEELNRVRLSRHKLERWCHMPFFAKTVTGCFVRIGIGNCSSKPVYRVAEIVDVVETAKVYQLGTTRTNKGLQLRHGNDTRVFRLEFVSNQEFTENEFMKWKDAMILAGMQIPTLDEITKKEQSIKEALNYKFNDKDIEDIVKEKDRFRKAPPNYAMKKTQLLKEKAMAEDNGDGEKAKMLQDQLNELEERAEALDRQRTKNISAISYINQRNRSWNIVESEKALVAEGQNSKNQQMDPFTRRQCKPTMVSNARDPSVHAAILAHLNQKYGSGSGGPDNSQQGNKQGQSNPKDKDPSKPNSDLSEDLFKVHDFDVKIDLQVPNAEAKSLSVSSNSLPVKDGAPRRSLNLEDYKKRRGLI, encoded by the exons ATGGTGAACGTGAAGAAGCGGAAAGGTCGGGTGGTCATCGACTCCGACTCGGAGGACAGTGCCAGCGACGACAATTTGGATCAG GAACTCCTGACCCTAGCGAAAAGAAAGAGGGTGGACTcagaggaacaggaggagcctGTCAGTAAACCAACAGCATCTACAGACTCTGAGACCTCCGACAGTGGCGATGAG TGGACTGTTGGAGGCACCAAAGCTAAGAAGAAGGTAAAGCCCGGTAAGGGAGCAGAAAAGAAGAATGCTACAAAGAAGAGGGTGAACAAGGCAGCTTCATCAGGCAGCTCAGATGGAGACAGCTCAGCTGAGAGTTCAGCACCAGAggagg GTGAGGTGTCGGACTCCGAGAGCAacagctcttcctccagctctgattCAGACTCCTCTTCGGAGGATGAAGTGTTCCGGGACGGGTACGGAGACGATCTCATGGGAGACGAGGAGGACCGGGCACGCTTGGAACAGatgactgagaaagagagagagcaggagctcTTCAACCGTATTGAGAAGAGAGAGGTGCTCAAACGGAG GTTTGAAATCAAGCAGAAACTGAAGACTGcgaaaaagaaggaaaaggaagagaagaaaaagaagcaggaggaagagcaggagaagaaaaagcagTCTCAGGTCACAGACACTCAGGTG GTGATGTCTCATAATAAAGAGAGACGGTCTAAGAGAGATGAGAAGCTAGACAAGAAAAGCCAGGCCATGGAGGAGCTGAAAGCAGAGCGtgaaaagaagaagaacagaACAG CTGAGCTCCTGGCCAAGCGGCAGCCACTGAAGACTAGCGAGGTGTACTCtgatgatgaagaggaggaagaggaagatgacGATAAGTCCTCAGTAAAGAGTGACCGCAGTTCAAGATCATCGTCCTTCGACGAAGAGGAGGA GAAAGAGGAAGCGCCCCCTAAGTCTCAGCCAGTATCATTGCCGGAGGAGCTAAACCGCGTTCGTCTCTCGCGGCACAAGCTGGAGCGCTGGTGTCACATGCCCTTCTTTGCCAAAACAGTCACTGGCTGTTTTGTACGGATTGGCATCGGCAACTGTAGCAGTAAACCCGTCTACCGG GTTGCTGAAATCGTTGATGTGGTTGAAACGGCGAAAGTCTACCAGCTGGGAACCACTAGAACAAACAAGGGCCTACAGTTACG GCATGGAAACGACACTCGGGTCTTCCGGCTGGAGTTTGTGTCCAATCAGGAATTCACAGAAAATGAGTTCATGAAATGGAAAGATGCG ATGATTCTTGCTGGAATGCAGATTCCTACTCTTGATGAGATCACCAAAAAAGAGCAGTCTATCAAAGAGGCCCTCAACTATAAATTTAACGACAAAGACATTGAGGAC ATTGTAAAAGAGAAGGACCGATTCCGAAAGGCACCTCCAAACTATGCCATGAAGAAGACGCAGCTCCTCAAAGAAAAG GCGATGGCTGAGGATAACGGGGATGGTGAGAAGGCGAAAATGCTGCAGGATCAGCTGAATGAACTTGAGGAGAGGGCTGAAGCGCTAGATAGGCAGAGAACTAAAAACATCTCTGCTATCAG TTACATCAACCAGAGGAACCGCAGCTGGAACATTGTGGAGTCTGAGAAGGCTCTGGTG GCTGAGGGTCAGAACTCTAAGAACCAGCAGATGGACCCTTTCACAAGAAGACAGTGCAAACCAACTATGGTGTCCAAT GCCAGAGATCCTTCAGTTCATGCTGCTATCCTCGCCCATCTTAATCAGAAATACGGTTCAGGTTCTGGTGGACCAGACAACTCTCAGCAGGGCAACAAACAG GGACAGAGCAACCCAAAAGACAAAGATCCTTCAAAGCCTAACAGCGACCTCTCCGAAGATCTGTTTAAAGTTCACGACTTTGACGTCAAAATCGACCTTCAAGTTCCCAACGCTG aGGCGAAGTCTCTGTCCGTCAGCTCCAACTCTCTGCCGGTAAAGGATGGTGCCCCCCGCCGGTCGCTCAACCTGGAGGACTACAAAAAGAGACGAGGCCTCATCTGA
- the ndufaf1 gene encoding complex I intermediate-associated protein 30, mitochondrial — MAMSRAILQAPTGVCVLFRRQLLQPGHCSVVLSTRTVYQKYRRPGQAPDKRRPWERFQFDYDKGKESVKTQLQLLKDYFTARWIGPEGRPLREHLFEQTSVQWVFRGPKSLDEWLVTSDKEIGGRSEAYLKLGKNNTTCLVYGTLCSVPPRDGQTRYSGYCTLRSKQILGLFNKKKHFDWSHFNSLHLRVRGDGRPWMISLAPDTYFSHNADDLYCYFLYTRGGPYWQDVKIPFSKFFFSSRGRIQDGQYPLWLDKINTIGFSLADAADGPFQLEIDFIAVCNDRSHTEEFAYEMYLTN, encoded by the exons ATGGCCATGTCCAGGGCGATTCTCCAGGCTCCTACAGGAGTGTGTGTCCTCTTCAGGAGACAGCTGCTCCAGCCCGGACACTGTTCAGTCGTCTTGAGCACCAGGACCGTATACCAAAAATACAGGAGACCGGGTCAGGCTCCGGACAAACGGCGGCCCTGGGAGAGATTCCAGTTCGACTACGACAAAGGCAAGGAGTCCGTAAAAACACAGCTTCAGCTGCTGAAGGATTATTTCACGGCCCGGTGGATAGGGCCCGAGGGTCGGCCCCTGCGCGAGCACCTTTTTGAGCAGACCTCGGTGCAGTGGGTGTTCCGGGGGCCAAAGTCTCTGGATGAATGGTTGGTGACCTCAGACAAAGAGATAGGGGGCCGGAGTGAAGCGTACCTGAAGCTGGGGAAGAATAACACCACCTGTCTGGTGTACGGGACTCTGTGCTCGGTCCCACCTCGGGATGGGCAGACCCGTTACAGTGGGTACTGCACCCTGCGCTCCAAACAGATCCTG GGTTTATTCAACAAGAAGAAGCACTTTGATTGGTCCCACTTCAACTCGCTCCACCTTCGAGTCCGTGGAGATGGGAGGCCCTGGATGATTAGCCTTGCACCAGATACCTACTTCTCCCACAACGCCGACGACCTCTACTGTTACTTCCTGTACACCCGAGGAGGGCCATACTGGCAGGATGTCAag ATCCCATTTTCTAAGTTCTTCTTTTCAAGCCGAGGCAGAATACAGGATGGGCAGTATCCTCTCTGGTTGGACAAG ATCAACACTATTGGCTTCTCGCTGGCAGACGCTGCAGATGGTCCTTTTCAGTTGGAGATTGACTTCATTGCTGTGTGTAATGACCGCAGTCACACTGAGGAGTTTGCATATGAAATGTATTTGACGAACTGA
- the nusap1 gene encoding nucleolar and spindle-associated protein 1 isoform X2: protein MKMDLDSLKYGDLQQLAKSVGLKANMKAEKLLKALKQHFEQQESSENGNDVGAQAVDKVVSSNVTNRRGKGQSAKRKHSDQGSADGEPKVEESPAQDDAKPNDSEEGRRSSKRRKVSSGKSTETPKNQAEAKPEFVNDPDTQQTAQGVGKKTAGRIPRHEGLLKKKAPLRPTTPNFKKLHEAHFNKMESIDSYVQRKNKQMETLRSSVKELKAQSENTTKKSGDAKTRAKPPASRASLFSPGLQERKPAAEKRRFTPILANRSAAKDSTTFKPSVFSVNKINVRFSEATQDNEHKRSLVKTPARMSPMIPLTPTPGRKSEGRTKTETNKTTTSMNKTAGVTPFVFNGASSTPSTNKKNPFDLKASLSRPLTYKPHTGKLKPFGAMQENAALNKSVTIPSHQKNYKQHQVQTREERRVKHTEGRKQKKETMLGARRGLVMA from the exons ATGAAGATGGATTTAGACTCTCTTAAGTATGGAGACTTGCAGCAGCTTGCCAAATCCGTTGGTTTGAAAGCCAACATGAAG GCTGAGAAGTTGCTGAAGGCCTTAAAGCAGCACTTTGAGCAACAGGAGAGCTCAGAGAAC GGAAATGATGTTGGTGCACAGGCAGTGGACAAGGTCGTGTCTTCAAATGTGACCAATCGCCGTGGGAAGGGTCAGAGCGCAAAGAGGAAGCATTCTGACCAGGGCAGTGCAGATGGTGAGCCCAAAGTGGAAGAGAGCCCAGCCCAG GACGATGCCAAGCCTAATGACTCCGAGGAAGGCAGAAGGAGTTCGAAAAGGAGAAAGGTGTCCTCAGGAAAGAGCACAGAGACTCCAAAAAACCAAGCAGAGGCTAAACCGGAATTTGTTAATGACCCTGACACTCAGCAGACTGCTCAAG GCGTGGGTAAGAAAACTGCTGGTAGAATTCCTCGTCATGAGGGTCTCTTGAAGAAGAAGGCACCTCTGAGACCAACCACTCCCA ACTTCAAGAAACTCCATGAGGCCCACTTCAATAAGATGGAGTCTATTGATTCTTACGTGCAGAGGAAGAACAAGCAGATGGAAACCCTCAGAAGCTCTGTTAAGGAACTTAAG GCTCAGTCCGAGAACACGACAAAGAAATCAGGTGATGCAAAGACTAGGGCT AAACCGCCAGCCAGCCGAGCCTCGCTGTTCAGTCCAGGCctgcaggagaggaaacctGCTGCAGAGAAACGCAGGTTCACCCCAATTCTTGCCAACAGGTCTGCGGCAAAAGACAGTACCACCTTCAAACCAAGTGTCTTTTCAGTCAACAAGATCAATGTCAG GTTCTCTGAAGCAACACAGGACAATGAGCACAAGCGTTCTTTGGTGAAGACTCCAGCTCGGATGTCCCCCATGATTCCTCTAACCCCCACTCCTGGCAGGAAGTCTGAAGGCCGCACCAAAACAGAGACTAACAAGACCACCACTTCCATGAATAAAACCGCAG GAGTGACTCCCTTTGTCTTCAATGGTGCATCGTCCACTCCATCGACCAACAAGAAAAACCCATTTGATTTGAAAGCCAGTCTCTCTCGGCCCCTCACCTATAAGCCTCACACGG GGAAGCTGAAGCCTTTTGGCGCAATGCAAGAAAACGCAGCCCTGAACAAGTCTGTGACGATTCCTTCTCACCAGAAAAATTACAAACAACACCAGGTACAGACAAG GGAGGAACGACGCGTCAAGCACACAGAGGGcaggaagcagaagaaagaGACCATGCTTGGTGCCAGGCGTGGTCTGGTTATGGCTTAA
- the nusap1 gene encoding nucleolar and spindle-associated protein 1 isoform X1: MKMDLDSLKYGDLQQLAKSVGLKANMKAEKLLKALKQHFEQQESSENGNDVGAQAVDKVVSSNVTNRRGKGQSAKRKHSDQGSADGEPKVEESPAQDDAKPNDSEEGRRSSKRRKVSSGKSTETPKNQAEAKPEFVNDPDTQQTAQGVGKKTAGRIPRHEGLLKKKAPLRPTTPNFKKLHEAHFNKMESIDSYVQRKNKQMETLRSSVKELKAQSENTTKKSGDAKTRAQKPPASRASLFSPGLQERKPAAEKRRFTPILANRSAAKDSTTFKPSVFSVNKINVRFSEATQDNEHKRSLVKTPARMSPMIPLTPTPGRKSEGRTKTETNKTTTSMNKTAGVTPFVFNGASSTPSTNKKNPFDLKASLSRPLTYKPHTGKLKPFGAMQENAALNKSVTIPSHQKNYKQHQVQTREERRVKHTEGRKQKKETMLGARRGLVMA; encoded by the exons ATGAAGATGGATTTAGACTCTCTTAAGTATGGAGACTTGCAGCAGCTTGCCAAATCCGTTGGTTTGAAAGCCAACATGAAG GCTGAGAAGTTGCTGAAGGCCTTAAAGCAGCACTTTGAGCAACAGGAGAGCTCAGAGAAC GGAAATGATGTTGGTGCACAGGCAGTGGACAAGGTCGTGTCTTCAAATGTGACCAATCGCCGTGGGAAGGGTCAGAGCGCAAAGAGGAAGCATTCTGACCAGGGCAGTGCAGATGGTGAGCCCAAAGTGGAAGAGAGCCCAGCCCAG GACGATGCCAAGCCTAATGACTCCGAGGAAGGCAGAAGGAGTTCGAAAAGGAGAAAGGTGTCCTCAGGAAAGAGCACAGAGACTCCAAAAAACCAAGCAGAGGCTAAACCGGAATTTGTTAATGACCCTGACACTCAGCAGACTGCTCAAG GCGTGGGTAAGAAAACTGCTGGTAGAATTCCTCGTCATGAGGGTCTCTTGAAGAAGAAGGCACCTCTGAGACCAACCACTCCCA ACTTCAAGAAACTCCATGAGGCCCACTTCAATAAGATGGAGTCTATTGATTCTTACGTGCAGAGGAAGAACAAGCAGATGGAAACCCTCAGAAGCTCTGTTAAGGAACTTAAG GCTCAGTCCGAGAACACGACAAAGAAATCAGGTGATGCAAAGACTAGGGCT CAGAAACCGCCAGCCAGCCGAGCCTCGCTGTTCAGTCCAGGCctgcaggagaggaaacctGCTGCAGAGAAACGCAGGTTCACCCCAATTCTTGCCAACAGGTCTGCGGCAAAAGACAGTACCACCTTCAAACCAAGTGTCTTTTCAGTCAACAAGATCAATGTCAG GTTCTCTGAAGCAACACAGGACAATGAGCACAAGCGTTCTTTGGTGAAGACTCCAGCTCGGATGTCCCCCATGATTCCTCTAACCCCCACTCCTGGCAGGAAGTCTGAAGGCCGCACCAAAACAGAGACTAACAAGACCACCACTTCCATGAATAAAACCGCAG GAGTGACTCCCTTTGTCTTCAATGGTGCATCGTCCACTCCATCGACCAACAAGAAAAACCCATTTGATTTGAAAGCCAGTCTCTCTCGGCCCCTCACCTATAAGCCTCACACGG GGAAGCTGAAGCCTTTTGGCGCAATGCAAGAAAACGCAGCCCTGAACAAGTCTGTGACGATTCCTTCTCACCAGAAAAATTACAAACAACACCAGGTACAGACAAG GGAGGAACGACGCGTCAAGCACACAGAGGGcaggaagcagaagaaagaGACCATGCTTGGTGCCAGGCGTGGTCTGGTTATGGCTTAA
- the oip5 gene encoding protein Mis18-beta, with translation MSHRKPSCRLADSYECDSTQSSLVVDQLRAVEQPREHSMDYEKCSVLHCAKCSTVIADSLGVCGEAKHIKSIICLKITKDVRVRGKFEVCLDGPLAFCTYKILECTGCHRSVGVVLHSTPPHWSCLRNLFLLRKEVLNCYMLRDSTVVKATKVSFETRPLRRSIIELKQDMEAQLKQVEMLKEVLEEASIPRESARPDASASLPHSTTMLTSGSE, from the exons ATGTCTCACAGAAAGCCTAGTTGTCGTTTAGCTGACAGCTATGAGTGCGATAGCACCCAAAGTAGCTTAGTGGTGGACCAGctgagagctgtggagcagccaAGAGAGCACAGCATGGACTATGAGAAGTGCAGTGTTTTGCACTGCGCCAAGTGCAGCACGGTCATAGCTGACTCTCTGGGTGTTTGTGGGGAGGCTAAGCATATCAAATCCATCATTTGCCTCA AGATCACTAAGGatgtgagagtgagagggaaGTTCGAGGTGTGCCTAGATGGTCCTCTGGCTTTTTG CACTTACAAGATCCTTGAATGCACCGGTTGTCACCGTAGTGTGGGTGTTGTCCTTCACTCCACCCCACCACATTGGTCCTGCTTGAGGAACCTCTTTCTCTTGCGGAAAGAAGTGTTAAACTG TTACATGTTAAGAGATTCCACAGTGGTGAAAGCTACCAAAGTCAGCTTTGAAACCAGACCTCTGAGAAGAAGCATCATTGAG CTGAAACAGGATATGGAAGCTCAGCTGAAGCAAGTTGAAATGTTGAAGGAAGTACTGGAAGAAGCAAGCATTCCCAGAGAGAGCGCCCGGCCTGATGCCAGTGCCAGTCTTCCTCACTCTACTACAATGCTGACCAGTGGCAGCGAGTAG
- the tmem39b gene encoding transmembrane protein 39B isoform X2, translated as MAGGRRGANKTTYCRSPLGGEMGSVNGNHSTSSPVTSVRSRTRNGSGTGMTSPPLAPQTVVPLKHCKIPELSVDRNVLFELHLFFCHLIALFVHYVNIYKTVWWYPPSHPPSHTSLNFHLIDYNMLVFTVIVLARRLITAIVKEASQSGKLSFPHSLFLVTARFAVLTLTGWSLCRSLIYLFRTYSLLSLLFLCYPFGMYIPFFRPNWDLRRAGPLSPIATIASKEVGGSAGSLGRPGRDYLSVLKETWKQHTSQLYSAQPMPTHACCLSPDLIRKEVEYLKMDFNWRMKEVLVSSMLSAYYVAFVPVWFVKSTQYVDKRWSCELFILVSVSTSVILMRHLLPPRYCDLLHKAAAHLGCWQKVDPSLCSNVVQHLWTEEYMWPQGVLVKHNKNVYKAMGHYNVAVPSDVSHYRFYFFFNKPLRILNILIILEGAMIFYQLYSLMCSEKWYQTISLALILFSNYYAFFKLLRDRIVLGKAYSYSVSSDHKVS; from the exons ATGGCTGGAGGACGAAGGGGAGCGAACAAAACGACGTACTGTCGCTCTCCACTGGGCGGTGAGATGGGATCCGTCAATGGCAACCACTCCACCAGCTCACCTGTGACTAGCGTGAGGTCACGAACGAG GAATGGTTCAGGAACTGGAATGACCAGCCCTCCTCTTGCCCCGCAGACGGTGGTTCCACTGAAGCACTGCAAGATCCCAGAGCTGTCTGTGGACAGAAATGTCTTGTTCGAGCTGCACCTCTTCTTCTGCCACCTCATAGCACTGTTCGTGCACTATGTCAACATCTACAAGACGGTGTGGTGGTACCCACCCTCACATCCTCCCTCCCACACATCATTG AACTTTCACTTGATTGACTACAACATGCTGGTGTTCACAGTCATCGTGCTGGCCCGCCGGCTGATAACAGCAATAGTGAAAGAG GCATCTCAGAGCGGGAAATTGTCCttccctcactcactcttcCTGGTGACCGCTCGGTTTGCGGTGCTGACCCTCACCGGCTGGAGTTTATGCCGTTCCCTTATTTACCTGTTCAGAACCTACTCGCTCCTTAGCCTTCTCTTCCTCTGCTACCC GTTTGGAATGTACATCCCCTTCTTCAGGCCCAACTGGGACCTGCGCCGGGCAGGACCCCTGTCCCCTATCGCCACTATTGCCTCCAAAGAGGTAGGTGGCAGCGCTGGCTCTCTGGGGCGCCCAGGGCGGGACTACCTGTCTGTGCTGAAAGAGACgtggaagcagcacacaagccaGCTGTACAGCGCCCAGCCCATGCCCACCCACGCGTGCTGCCTCTCCCCTGACCTCATCCGCAAGGAGGTGGAGTACCTGAAGATGGACTTCAACTGGAGGATGAAGGAGGTTCTTGTCAGCTCCATGCTCAGCGCTTACTACGTGGCCTTTGTGCCTGTCTGGTTCGTCAAG AGCACTCAGTATGTGGATAAGCGCTGGTCGTGCGAGCTCTTCATCCTTGTGTCTGTCAGCACGTCAGTCATCCTGATGCGGCACCTCTTACCCCCGCGCTACTGCGACCTGCTCCACAAAGCAGCTGCTCACCTGGGCTGCTGGCAGAAGGTGGACCCCTCGCTCTGCTCCAACGTTGTCCAGCACCT atggacagaagAATACATGTGGCCACAGGGAGTACTggtaaaacacaataaaaatgtcTATAAGGCCATGGGCCATTATAACGTAGCAGTGCCCTCAGACGTCTCACATTATCGCTTCTAT TTTTTCTTCAACAAACCACTTCGAATATTGAACATCCTCATCATCCTGGAAGGAGCGATGATCTTCTACCAGCTATATTCTCTCATGTGTTCAGAAAAATGGTACCAGACAATATCACTAGCCCTCATACTCTTCAGTAACTACTACGCCTTCTTTAAACTGCTCAGAGACAGAATAGTGCTGGGAAAGGCCTACTCATATTCAGTGTCCTCAGACCACAAGGTCAGTTAG
- the tmem39b gene encoding transmembrane protein 39B isoform X1, with amino-acid sequence MAGGRRGANKTTYCRSPLGGEMGSVNGNHSTSSPVTSVRSRTSRNGSGTGMTSPPLAPQTVVPLKHCKIPELSVDRNVLFELHLFFCHLIALFVHYVNIYKTVWWYPPSHPPSHTSLNFHLIDYNMLVFTVIVLARRLITAIVKEASQSGKLSFPHSLFLVTARFAVLTLTGWSLCRSLIYLFRTYSLLSLLFLCYPFGMYIPFFRPNWDLRRAGPLSPIATIASKEVGGSAGSLGRPGRDYLSVLKETWKQHTSQLYSAQPMPTHACCLSPDLIRKEVEYLKMDFNWRMKEVLVSSMLSAYYVAFVPVWFVKSTQYVDKRWSCELFILVSVSTSVILMRHLLPPRYCDLLHKAAAHLGCWQKVDPSLCSNVVQHLWTEEYMWPQGVLVKHNKNVYKAMGHYNVAVPSDVSHYRFYFFFNKPLRILNILIILEGAMIFYQLYSLMCSEKWYQTISLALILFSNYYAFFKLLRDRIVLGKAYSYSVSSDHKVS; translated from the exons ATGGCTGGAGGACGAAGGGGAGCGAACAAAACGACGTACTGTCGCTCTCCACTGGGCGGTGAGATGGGATCCGTCAATGGCAACCACTCCACCAGCTCACCTGTGACTAGCGTGAGGTCACGAACGAG CAGGAATGGTTCAGGAACTGGAATGACCAGCCCTCCTCTTGCCCCGCAGACGGTGGTTCCACTGAAGCACTGCAAGATCCCAGAGCTGTCTGTGGACAGAAATGTCTTGTTCGAGCTGCACCTCTTCTTCTGCCACCTCATAGCACTGTTCGTGCACTATGTCAACATCTACAAGACGGTGTGGTGGTACCCACCCTCACATCCTCCCTCCCACACATCATTG AACTTTCACTTGATTGACTACAACATGCTGGTGTTCACAGTCATCGTGCTGGCCCGCCGGCTGATAACAGCAATAGTGAAAGAG GCATCTCAGAGCGGGAAATTGTCCttccctcactcactcttcCTGGTGACCGCTCGGTTTGCGGTGCTGACCCTCACCGGCTGGAGTTTATGCCGTTCCCTTATTTACCTGTTCAGAACCTACTCGCTCCTTAGCCTTCTCTTCCTCTGCTACCC GTTTGGAATGTACATCCCCTTCTTCAGGCCCAACTGGGACCTGCGCCGGGCAGGACCCCTGTCCCCTATCGCCACTATTGCCTCCAAAGAGGTAGGTGGCAGCGCTGGCTCTCTGGGGCGCCCAGGGCGGGACTACCTGTCTGTGCTGAAAGAGACgtggaagcagcacacaagccaGCTGTACAGCGCCCAGCCCATGCCCACCCACGCGTGCTGCCTCTCCCCTGACCTCATCCGCAAGGAGGTGGAGTACCTGAAGATGGACTTCAACTGGAGGATGAAGGAGGTTCTTGTCAGCTCCATGCTCAGCGCTTACTACGTGGCCTTTGTGCCTGTCTGGTTCGTCAAG AGCACTCAGTATGTGGATAAGCGCTGGTCGTGCGAGCTCTTCATCCTTGTGTCTGTCAGCACGTCAGTCATCCTGATGCGGCACCTCTTACCCCCGCGCTACTGCGACCTGCTCCACAAAGCAGCTGCTCACCTGGGCTGCTGGCAGAAGGTGGACCCCTCGCTCTGCTCCAACGTTGTCCAGCACCT atggacagaagAATACATGTGGCCACAGGGAGTACTggtaaaacacaataaaaatgtcTATAAGGCCATGGGCCATTATAACGTAGCAGTGCCCTCAGACGTCTCACATTATCGCTTCTAT TTTTTCTTCAACAAACCACTTCGAATATTGAACATCCTCATCATCCTGGAAGGAGCGATGATCTTCTACCAGCTATATTCTCTCATGTGTTCAGAAAAATGGTACCAGACAATATCACTAGCCCTCATACTCTTCAGTAACTACTACGCCTTCTTTAAACTGCTCAGAGACAGAATAGTGCTGGGAAAGGCCTACTCATATTCAGTGTCCTCAGACCACAAGGTCAGTTAG